From Nicotiana tabacum cultivar K326 chromosome 15, ASM71507v2, whole genome shotgun sequence, the proteins below share one genomic window:
- the LOC107805991 gene encoding protein CUP-SHAPED COTYLEDON 1-like — translation MEEKLPPGFRFHPTDEELITFYLTNKVSDFSFTARAIADVDLNKCEPWDLPAKASMGEKEWYFFSLKDRKYPTGLRTNRATEAGYWKTTGKDKEIFRGGVLVGMKKTLVFYRGRAPKGEKTNWVIHEYRLETRLGFKPSKEEWVVCRVFQKSSTVKKPQPTSSSPQSLESPNCDTNTIITNELGDIELPINYNCLATPSIGMISNNISLHNYNNENMNMNLNMNLASSLLNSSNLSSVNSLLFRALQLRGYQPREATTTTNDYSFMPPIQGNISQFANDNHFSSNFVANIGAIPSSSMVFDNSVQQQQTQEQPYKLDSNIW, via the exons ATGGAAGAAAAGCTTCCTCCAGGTTTCAGGTTCCATCCCACAGATGAAGAACTCATCACTTTTTATCTCACTAACAAAGTTTCTGATTTCAGTTTCACTGCTAGAGCTATTGCTGATGTTGATCTCAACAAATGCGAGCCTTGGGATCTCCCTG CTAAAGCTTCAATGGGAGAAAAGGAATGGTATTTCTTTAGTCTTAAAGATCGGAAGTACCCCACTGGCCTTCGCACAAACAGAGCTACAGAAGCTGGCTACTGGAAAACGACAGGCAAAGACAAGGAGATTTTTCGTGGAGGAGTTCTTGTTGGGATGAAGAAAACCCTAGTTTTCTATAGAGGAAGAGCTCCTAAGGGTGAGAAAACCAATTGGGTTATACATGAATATAGACTTGAAACAAGACTTGGTTTCAAACCTTCTAAG GAGGAATGGGTAGTATGTAGGGTGTTCCAAAAGAGCTCAACTGTGAAGAAACCACAGCCAACATCATCTTCCCCACAATCCCTAGAGTCTCCTAATTGTGACACTAACACAATAATTACAAATGAGCTTGGAGATATTGAGTTACCAATTAATTACAACTGCCTAGCCACTCCGTCAATTGGGATGATCAGCAATAATATTTCCTTGCACAATTACAACAATGAGAACATGAATATGAACTTGAACATGAACTTGGCTTCTAGCTTGTTAAACAGCTCTAATCTTTCATCAGTAAATTCTTTGCTTTTTAGGGCATTACAGTTAAGGGGATATCAACCAAGAGAAGCTACAACTACTACTAATGATTACTCATTTATGCCACCTATACAAGGGAATATTTCTCAGTTTGCAAACGATAATCATTTTAGTTCTAATTTTGTTGCTAATATTGGGGCAATACCTTCTTCATCTATGGTATTTGATAATTCTGTCCAGCAGCAACAGACACAGGAGCAACCTTACAAATTGGACTCCAATATTTGGTGA